A single window of Apodemus sylvaticus chromosome 4, mApoSyl1.1, whole genome shotgun sequence DNA harbors:
- the LOC127683044 gene encoding TD and POZ domain-containing protein 1-like, with product MSGDMEAKGSTQISVKNICYEWTISNFSFCMDGIQKEIRSPEFSLEDNEEVAWCLRVYPNGVDKESKDYLSVDLGLLSCPVCPVWAKFEFWIINSQGEKCQSRKNPSVVSFWQYQHRGFKEFILRDFLLSHHRLLLPEDQLTICCKVSIAGAIFSMPGQNMTPAIKDPRHVLADDLGKLWENSIFTDCSLLVGGHEFRAHKAILAARSPVFRAMFEHEMQERLKNLVEIHDLDPQVFQEMMGFIYTGKAPNLKSYSMASGLLAAADRYGLDGLKAMCEDALCRILSVENAANTLILADLHSTQWLKTQALDFITDFAYEVSKTSGWKSLVESHPPLVAEAFCSLASAQCPSLEP from the coding sequence atgtcaggggacatggaagccaagggctccacacagatcagtgtaaaaaacatctgctatgagtggaccattagcaacttctcattttgcatggatggaattcagaaagagattagaagcccagagttctcattagaggacaatgaggaagtggcatggtgtttgagagtatacccaaatggagttgataaagaaagcaaagattacctgtcagttgacctgggattgctcagctgtcccgtgtgcccagtttgggcaaagtttgagttctggatcataaattcccaaggagagaaatgtcaaagtaggaagaaccccagtgttgtaagcttttggcaataccaacacaggggattcaaagagttcatccttcgagatttcctcctctcccatcatcgtttacttctccctgaagaccagctcaccatctgctgcaaggtgagcatagcgggagccatcttcagcatgcctggacagaacatgacacctgcaatcaaggatccaaggcatgtgttggcagatgacctagggaagctttgggagaattccatcttcacagactgctccctattggtaggtggccatgaattcagggctcacaaggccatcctagcagctcgctctccagttttcagagccatgtttgaacatgaaatgcaggagagactaaaaaacctcgttgagattcatgacttggatccccaagtcttccaggagatgatgggcttcatctacacagggaaggcaccaaacctcaagagctactccatggcctctggtctgctggcagctgctgacaggtatggcctggacggcttgaaggccatgtgtgaggatgccctctgcaggatcctctctgtggagaatgctgcaaacactctcatcctggctgacctccacagcacacagtggctgaagactcaggccctggatttcattacagattttgcctatgaggtctctaagacctcagggtggaagtcattggtggagtcacatccccccttggtggctgaagccttctgctccctggcttctgcacagtgtccttctttggagccatga